In bacterium, a single window of DNA contains:
- the obg gene encoding GTPase Obg, which produces MASPRPFIDEATIRIKAGDGGHGMVNFLREKYRPKGGPAGGDGGKGGDVYLKVATGLVTLEDFQRTRFYQAERGGDGQSKNRAGKAGKDLVILVPPGTIATDVATGQLVADLSRKGMKVRIAIGGEGGLGNQHFATATNRVPTHATPGKPGEDRMLHLELRLLADVGLVGFPNAGKSTFLNRVSNAKPRIANYPFTTLRPSIGLVRVGDFHSFTMADIPGIIEEAHAGKGLGLQFLRHIARTKILCHLVEIPAGAPADSAALDRMREEYDIILAELQAYGEGLVDRPRVTVLNKADVLQSPDEAAALREAFIAATGCPTTVYVTSTQEGNQLEELVLDLLRLVQQEDQEPDPHADLEIRYTLPEAHLNIRHTTRSERWWEQIPGQLPEDLAAGDGSEDADDDDPEGYITIEGGEVIPVQGPRRPRQSS; this is translated from the coding sequence ATGGCATCGCCCCGCCCTTTCATCGATGAAGCCACCATCCGGATCAAAGCCGGCGACGGCGGGCATGGCATGGTCAACTTCCTGCGGGAAAAGTACCGCCCCAAGGGGGGCCCGGCCGGTGGCGATGGCGGCAAGGGCGGCGATGTCTATCTCAAAGTCGCCACCGGCCTGGTGACTCTTGAAGATTTCCAGCGGACCCGGTTTTATCAGGCGGAGCGGGGCGGCGATGGACAGTCAAAGAACCGTGCCGGCAAGGCTGGCAAGGACCTGGTGATCCTGGTCCCGCCGGGGACGATCGCGACCGATGTCGCAACCGGCCAGCTGGTGGCCGACCTCTCCCGCAAGGGGATGAAGGTCCGGATCGCGATCGGCGGCGAGGGGGGGCTGGGGAATCAGCACTTTGCCACGGCGACCAATCGGGTCCCGACCCACGCCACTCCCGGTAAGCCCGGGGAAGACCGGATGTTGCATTTGGAGCTCCGGCTCCTGGCCGATGTCGGACTGGTCGGCTTCCCCAACGCCGGAAAAAGCACCTTCCTCAACCGGGTCTCCAACGCCAAGCCCCGCATTGCGAACTACCCGTTTACGACTTTGCGTCCCAGCATCGGACTCGTGCGGGTCGGCGATTTTCACAGTTTCACCATGGCCGACATCCCCGGAATCATCGAAGAGGCCCATGCGGGGAAGGGCCTGGGGCTCCAGTTTCTCCGGCACATCGCCCGGACCAAAATTCTGTGTCACCTGGTTGAAATCCCCGCCGGCGCGCCAGCGGATTCCGCCGCGCTGGACCGGATGCGGGAGGAGTACGACATCATCCTGGCCGAGCTACAGGCCTATGGCGAAGGTCTTGTTGATCGGCCTCGTGTGACGGTCCTCAACAAAGCAGATGTCCTGCAGTCGCCCGACGAGGCGGCAGCGCTCCGTGAAGCCTTCATCGCCGCGACCGGCTGTCCCACCACGGTCTATGTCACCTCCACGCAGGAGGGGAACCAGCTCGAAGAACTGGTGCTGGACCTGTTGCGGCTCGTGCAGCAGGAAGATCAGGAGCCCGATCCCCATGCTGACCTGGAGATTCGCTATACCCTGCCAGAAGCGCATCTGAACATTCGCCACACGACCCGGTCCGAGCGCTGGTGGGAACAGATTCCCGGACAGCTGCCAGAAGATCTGGCAGCCGGAGATGGGTCCGAAGATGCAGATGATGACGACCCTGAGGGCTACATCACCATTGAGGGGGGCGAGGTGATCCCCGTCCAGGGACCCCGTCGCCCGCGCCAGTCGTCATGA
- the rplU gene encoding 50S ribosomal protein L21 yields MQAVIRIGGKQLLVAEGQTFFAELQEQELKSSFQAPEVLAVLDGDSTTIGQPTVPGATVTLKVLDHGKHSKVKSIRYKRRKQVHKITGHRQPYTWLLVESIKS; encoded by the coding sequence ATGCAGGCGGTGATCCGCATCGGCGGAAAACAACTCCTGGTCGCCGAGGGCCAGACCTTCTTTGCGGAGCTGCAGGAGCAGGAACTCAAGAGTTCCTTCCAGGCCCCGGAAGTCCTGGCTGTGCTGGATGGCGATTCGACCACCATCGGCCAGCCCACCGTACCCGGTGCGACTGTCACCCTGAAGGTGCTGGACCATGGGAAGCATTCCAAGGTCAAGAGCATCCGGTACAAGCGTCGCAAGCAGGTCCACAAAATCACCGGGCATCGCCAGCCGTATACCTGGCTGCTCGTGGAATCCATTAAGTCCTAG
- the flA gene encoding 5'-fluoro-5'-deoxy-adenosine synthase, which yields MSLITLQTDFGTQDAFVAAMKAVIWRLAPGVGIIDITHDIPPYDVRLAGLNWLALFDLCGPGTVHAGVIDPGVGTERDLVLVSLREQWFLVPDNGLLTPMLEMYGPPSQAWRVLPGVWTAPHPHPTFHGRDIIAPVAAHLALGHDPALAGPPMDPGILRRLPWPRPEVAPGTVVGQLLYVDRFGNCWTNIRFADLTGAGLIPSQVQVTVGEQCVQGIQPSYGNEVGALVCVVNSVGYIELAQVQGNAATQLQLALDASVRIAAT from the coding sequence ATGAGCCTGATCACGTTGCAAACCGACTTCGGGACCCAGGATGCCTTTGTCGCCGCCATGAAAGCCGTGATTTGGCGACTCGCCCCCGGGGTCGGCATTATCGACATCACCCACGACATCCCCCCCTACGATGTCCGGCTTGCCGGGCTGAACTGGCTCGCACTCTTTGATCTTTGTGGACCGGGGACTGTCCATGCTGGTGTCATCGATCCAGGAGTCGGGACCGAGCGGGATCTGGTGCTCGTCTCGCTGCGCGAGCAGTGGTTTCTGGTACCTGATAACGGACTGCTGACCCCCATGCTCGAAATGTATGGCCCGCCATCGCAGGCCTGGCGTGTGCTCCCCGGAGTCTGGACCGCCCCCCATCCGCATCCGACTTTTCACGGACGCGACATCATCGCGCCTGTCGCCGCCCATCTCGCGCTGGGGCATGATCCGGCGCTGGCCGGTCCACCGATGGACCCGGGCATCTTGCGACGACTCCCCTGGCCTCGTCCGGAGGTCGCCCCTGGCACGGTCGTGGGGCAATTGCTCTATGTCGATCGCTTCGGCAACTGCTGGACCAACATCCGTTTTGCCGATCTCACCGGTGCCGGGCTGATCCCGAGTCAGGTGCAGGTGACGGTCGGCGAGCAGTGCGTGCAGGGCATCCAGCCCAGCTACGGGAACGAAGTCGGCGCGCTGGTCTGTGTGGTGAACTCCGTGGGCTACATTGAACTTGCCCAGGTCCAGGGAAATGCGGCAACCCAACTGCAACTCGCCCTGGATGCGTCGGTGCGGATCGCCGCCACTTAG
- the rpmA gene encoding 50S ribosomal protein L27 — translation MAHKKGQGSSSNGRDSKPKYLGVKASDGTVVVTGNILVRQRGTRIKPGRNVGLGRDHTLFALQPGIVRFIDKGRHGKFATVEMTEAA, via the coding sequence ATGGCTCATAAAAAAGGACAAGGCTCCAGTTCCAACGGACGTGACTCCAAGCCCAAGTATCTGGGCGTGAAAGCCTCCGATGGGACTGTAGTCGTGACAGGCAACATCCTCGTGCGCCAACGGGGCACCCGCATCAAGCCGGGGCGGAATGTCGGCTTGGGACGGGACCACACCCTCTTTGCGCTCCAGCCGGGCATCGTCCGTTTCATTGACAAGGGACGGCACGGCAAGTTCGCCACCGTGGAGATGACCGAGGCGGCCTAA
- the nadD gene encoding Nicotinate-nucleotide adenylyltransferase, which yields MSRIGVFGSSFDPPHLAHLAMARTALGWGLDAVWWMPAAIPPHKQGQVTAGSDERRALVALAIAGESQMRLEPLELERGGVSYTCDSLQVLRERWPTHEWFLMMGEDTWLTLGTWKAIEEFPQWVQFMVFGREETEPGPTHPFPHLPGVIRFPAFDMPISSRQIREQIAGGSDRWRAQVTPQVVEYIEQHGLYGIRKAALQTVTESEEN from the coding sequence ATGAGTCGCATCGGAGTTTTCGGCAGCTCCTTCGACCCGCCGCATCTCGCTCACCTTGCTATGGCCCGCACCGCACTGGGGTGGGGCCTCGATGCAGTCTGGTGGATGCCTGCCGCGATTCCGCCGCACAAACAGGGGCAGGTGACCGCTGGCAGCGACGAACGTCGCGCGCTGGTAGCCCTGGCGATAGCAGGGGAATCGCAGATGCGACTGGAGCCCCTGGAACTGGAGCGGGGGGGCGTGAGCTACACCTGTGATTCCCTGCAGGTGTTGCGTGAGCGCTGGCCGACCCATGAATGGTTTCTGATGATGGGAGAAGATACCTGGCTCACGCTGGGGACATGGAAAGCCATTGAGGAGTTCCCGCAGTGGGTGCAATTCATGGTTTTTGGCCGCGAGGAGACAGAGCCCGGTCCGACCCATCCGTTCCCCCATCTCCCGGGCGTCATCCGCTTCCCGGCGTTCGATATGCCCATCAGTTCACGGCAGATACGGGAACAGATCGCCGGAGGCTCCGATCGCTGGCGCGCTCAGGTGACGCCGCAGGTGGTGGAGTACATTGAACAGCATGGCCTGTACGGGATCCGGAAGGCAGCGCTCCAGACTGTGACCGAATCGGAGGAGAACTAG
- the trmFO gene encoding Methylenetetrahydrofolate--tRNA-(uracil-5-)-methyltransferase TrmFO: MYAGRTGTLPIVTTGWQGDVLVIGGGLAGSEAALQLAGQGWQVDLVEMRPVRATEAHQSDQLAEVVCSNSFGSEDAFSANGLLMEEGLRLGSVLLRIAQEHRVPAGMALAVDRAAFSAAVTARVESTPGIRLHRQEVTSIPLDRPVILATGPLTTPPLMDQLAALLGDQGLYFFDAISPSVVLDSLDIEGGGLFWASRGDTGGDDFAAADYLNVPLDKAAYEIFWEALTTAERASIRDFEPDKIFQGCQPVELIAQSGIQSLRYGPMKPLGLTDPRTGRWPYAVVQLRREERNLETLNLVGFQTRLTWPEQKRVFGMLPGFANAQFSRLGSMHRNFYIDAPRHLTPALHLCQWPQFYMAGQITGSEGYLEAVCTGLMAGINLGRALRGESPLVLPEDTMTGALLAAMCDTSITNFQPFNVHYGMLPEPPAAPGKKKWPKREKRQLQADRARRSLEAAVPLPCTGIAAAGRAVNG, from the coding sequence TTGTACGCCGGAAGGACAGGTACACTCCCGATCGTGACGACCGGCTGGCAGGGCGATGTACTGGTCATTGGGGGCGGCCTGGCCGGCTCGGAGGCCGCGTTGCAACTGGCGGGGCAGGGCTGGCAGGTCGACCTGGTGGAAATGCGTCCGGTCAGGGCCACCGAGGCCCATCAGAGCGACCAGCTCGCGGAAGTGGTCTGCTCTAATTCCTTCGGCTCCGAAGATGCCTTCAGCGCCAATGGGCTTCTCATGGAAGAGGGGCTCCGGCTGGGGTCGGTGCTGCTGCGGATCGCCCAGGAGCACCGGGTCCCCGCCGGGATGGCCCTCGCCGTGGACCGGGCCGCTTTTAGTGCGGCTGTGACTGCCCGGGTCGAGTCGACCCCCGGCATCCGGCTGCATCGCCAGGAAGTCACGAGCATCCCGCTGGATCGTCCGGTGATCCTCGCCACCGGCCCCCTCACGACACCTCCCCTGATGGATCAACTGGCAGCGCTGCTGGGGGATCAGGGGCTGTACTTCTTCGATGCCATCTCCCCCAGTGTGGTGCTGGACTCCCTCGACATCGAAGGGGGCGGGCTCTTCTGGGCGAGTCGCGGCGACACCGGCGGGGATGACTTCGCCGCCGCTGACTATCTGAATGTCCCGCTGGACAAGGCGGCGTACGAGATCTTTTGGGAAGCCCTGACCACCGCCGAACGGGCGAGCATCCGGGACTTCGAGCCCGACAAGATCTTCCAGGGCTGCCAGCCGGTGGAGCTAATCGCGCAGTCGGGGATCCAGTCACTCCGCTACGGTCCCATGAAGCCTCTGGGGCTGACTGATCCACGGACCGGACGCTGGCCTTATGCCGTAGTGCAGCTGCGCCGGGAAGAACGGAATCTGGAGACCCTGAATCTGGTGGGATTCCAGACCCGCCTCACCTGGCCGGAACAAAAGCGGGTGTTTGGGATGCTCCCCGGTTTCGCCAACGCGCAGTTCTCGCGCCTGGGGTCGATGCATCGCAATTTCTACATCGATGCCCCGCGGCATCTGACACCGGCGCTGCATCTGTGTCAGTGGCCGCAGTTCTATATGGCCGGGCAGATTACGGGGAGTGAGGGGTACCTGGAAGCGGTCTGCACCGGACTGATGGCGGGTATTAATCTGGGACGAGCGCTAAGGGGCGAGTCACCGCTGGTGTTGCCGGAAGACACCATGACCGGAGCGCTCCTGGCAGCGATGTGCGACACCTCTATTACCAACTTCCAGCCGTTCAACGTCCACTACGGCATGTTGCCGGAGCCGCCGGCGGCTCCGGGGAAGAAGAAGTGGCCGAAGCGGGAGAAGCGTCAGCTCCAGGCAGACCGGGCACGGCGGAGTCTGGAAGCTGCGGTGCCGCTTCCTTGCACTGGCATAGCGGCTGCTGGCCGGGCTGTGAATGGCTGA
- the yceI gene encoding Protein YceI: MHRSLLRGGLLTLLLTALMGLAQAAEYKVDSNHVDVSFKVRHGGLSWTRGSFEKVAGTVKFDPADPDATVIDITIQAESINTNNAGRDKHLRSADFLDVEKFPTLTFVSKQIKDFDGDSLKAVGDLTIAGVTKEVVLEVFDITEPVTIEEFGGVTKRSASAKTKINRKEFNLTYGGMLGIGELAIGDEVFIEIDLELDRV, translated from the coding sequence ATGCATCGCTCACTGCTTCGCGGGGGTCTGCTGACCCTGCTGCTCACTGCCCTCATGGGGCTCGCGCAGGCTGCTGAATACAAGGTAGACAGCAACCATGTCGATGTGTCATTCAAGGTACGTCACGGCGGCCTGAGTTGGACCCGTGGCTCATTTGAAAAAGTGGCCGGGACCGTGAAGTTTGATCCCGCTGACCCCGACGCGACCGTCATCGATATCACCATCCAGGCCGAGAGCATCAACACCAACAATGCGGGCCGGGATAAGCACCTGCGCTCCGCCGATTTTCTCGATGTCGAGAAGTTCCCGACCCTGACCTTCGTTTCGAAGCAGATCAAGGACTTTGATGGCGACAGCCTGAAAGCAGTCGGGGACCTGACCATCGCTGGCGTCACCAAGGAAGTGGTGCTGGAAGTCTTCGACATCACCGAGCCGGTCACCATCGAGGAATTTGGGGGCGTGACCAAGCGGTCGGCGTCGGCCAAGACCAAAATCAACCGCAAGGAGTTCAACCTCACCTACGGCGGCATGCTGGGGATTGGGGAACTGGCGATCGGTGACGAGGTTTTCATCGAGATCGACCTGGAACTCGACCGGGTGTAA
- the xerC gene encoding Tyrosine recombinase XerC, with the protein MAEPDARLSRLDEFLDYLRVVRNYSPRTLRNYGQVVREWLRSDREARGIPEAERDAPLWGTEVRQVEWIPSVERYLAQQAAPVKPRVPTAKAWRRERATLSLKFSALKAFTRFLQQEHPEDLPVDPLAGRKGVRRDRKLPAVLSEQETLALLACGGDAPRDIRDRAILELLYSTGLRVSELVALDVEQVSRGQSTLRVVGKGRKERLVLVGAYARERLRSWIDLRQTWLGDRIDASATTALFLNARSGRRLTARSIQRMLERRAAEAGLVQQPTPHTLRHTFATHLLNHGADLRVIQELLGHSQLSTTQLYTHLSTSGLVSGYTGAHPLSTQRSRDESTNDGGGESEEAGPGHLKAT; encoded by the coding sequence ATGGCTGAGCCCGATGCCCGACTTTCCCGACTCGACGAGTTTCTCGACTACCTTCGGGTGGTCCGGAACTACTCGCCCCGCACCCTGCGCAACTACGGCCAGGTGGTCCGGGAATGGCTCCGCTCCGACCGTGAAGCCAGAGGGATCCCGGAAGCCGAGCGCGATGCCCCACTGTGGGGTACAGAAGTGCGGCAGGTGGAGTGGATTCCGAGTGTCGAGCGCTATCTGGCGCAACAGGCGGCTCCCGTCAAGCCCCGGGTCCCCACCGCCAAAGCCTGGCGGCGGGAACGCGCCACCCTGAGCCTCAAGTTCAGTGCCCTCAAAGCCTTTACCCGCTTTCTGCAACAGGAGCATCCTGAAGATCTGCCGGTCGATCCCCTCGCCGGACGCAAAGGGGTGCGCCGTGACCGGAAGCTCCCGGCGGTCCTCTCCGAGCAGGAGACGCTGGCGCTTCTTGCCTGCGGTGGCGATGCCCCCCGGGACATCCGGGACCGGGCGATCCTCGAGTTGCTCTACTCCACAGGCTTGCGTGTCAGTGAGCTTGTGGCCCTGGACGTGGAGCAGGTGAGTCGGGGGCAGTCCACACTGCGGGTGGTCGGCAAAGGACGCAAGGAACGATTAGTGCTGGTGGGGGCCTATGCCCGGGAGCGTTTGCGGTCATGGATCGATTTACGGCAGACCTGGCTGGGCGACCGGATCGATGCCAGCGCCACGACTGCGCTCTTCCTGAACGCCCGGAGTGGGCGACGACTCACCGCCCGCAGCATCCAGCGGATGCTGGAACGTCGCGCGGCCGAAGCGGGACTGGTGCAACAACCGACCCCTCACACGTTGCGGCATACGTTCGCCACCCACTTGCTGAATCACGGCGCTGATCTGCGGGTGATCCAGGAACTCCTGGGGCATAGCCAGCTCTCCACGACCCAGCTGTACACGCATCTCTCCACGAGCGGGCTGGTCTCGGGCTACACCGGCGCGCATCCGTTGAGTACGCAGAGGTCGAGGGATGAATCAACCAATGATGGGGGCGGGGAGTCTGAAGAAGCGGGTCCGGGCCATCTGAAGGCGACATAA